The DNA segment TTCAGTCGAAGATAAAATGCTTTGCTTCCTTAATAtcaatactattctccttgcatttcaatacatttttatctattatttaattcactaatttatttctttttttcttttttaataagtgagatcctttctttctgtatttccctttgtctcctcttacttcttcctaatgaacaccatattctttggaagcttgaatttcaagtcagtggcccctttggtgggcttgttccatatgagcagggttcaccttctgaataataataatataataataataatttaaaggaaGTTACAGAAGATGATAGGAAATGCATGAAGAGATCGCTtattagaaaagagaaaagagataagttagtaaaataatatataaataaataaaaatacaaacaaattattaaaatacaaggtgaattgtttAACGGTAGTAATGccttgcatcttcgcttgatttTTCGCGGTTCTAATTGCAAAAGGTCTTCGGGAAGAAAATTTCACGGTCCAGAGGTGTGAGGAATAAGAGACCAATGAGTTTATttaaatttacgaaaaacattaaaaactaaccatactGCTGAAGGTGTTGGACGACCTTTGCGTAGTGAACTATGTCAGGTAAGGTGATCAATTCGCCTTTGATCATGGTACAGAATTCTCGTGACTCAGACCAGCTTATCTGAGgagtatataagaggattttGGAGGtggaatatattctctctctctctctctctctctctctctccattgtcacGTAAATATGTTTAATTCCTGCGATTAAGAAAATTTGATTTCAGAATTTAATGTCAAAATCGTGATTTCCTATTTAAAATATCATCATCAAAATCTTTCAGAAAAATCTTTTTTCtcaaaacttttatttaaaaaaaaaaatcctcataaatAACCTTCTAGAATATATTTTTTCGTCTCGAATAATATCTCTTCATACTATCCTTTCCAGATATATTTCTCTTCAGAAATGTTTTCACTGTTAATCTAAATTTCATGGAGATTTTCAACGCTCAAAAATATTCTTTAGGAATAAAAAGATATGaccctttgcaaaaaaaaaaaaaaaaaaaaaaaaaaacttaaaaaagtcATTCCACAATTATTCTACATTAGATATTTATTCTCCcaaataacttgaaaaaatattcccacaaaaaaataatacattaaaaaatgccCTGGAAAAAAACCGAAAGTACATACCTCTCCAAAGGTCATTTTTCCTCCCTCTATTCCTCCTCAACAAATTCCCCTCCACCCTTTTCCCTCCCTACTTACCTTGCCCAGGTAGAACAAGGAGAGACACTGCTCTCCCAACTTGGTGTACATCTGGGGACAGCCATCGTGACTGAGTGTGTTGGGGATCAGTTccctgaacttgtctgccagaaGCTCAGATCTGTTCAGGCTGCTTTCTGCCGgggtgagaaagagagagttgctCCTTATTatcatccacagagagagaggagagagagagagagagagagagaggagagagagagagagagagagagggaggtattCTTAtcatccatagagagagagagaggggtgggaatATTCTTATCATCcatagagaaagatagagagagagaaaggatattcttatcatccatagagagagagagagagagagagcttctaatcatcgagagagagagagagagagagagagagagagagagagagagagagagagagagataatcgaaTTACATCTGTCATTCAACTCGAGTCAAATTCTAACTGTCCTCACCTGAGACAGGATCTGGCGCGACAAAGTTGCTCAACTCACTCAGGATTCCTCCTCTAAGCATCTGAAAGAAGAGATAATGTTGGCAATGAAAATCAactctgatacacacacacaacacacacacacacacacacacacactgcgccactcaccacAACCATGCCATCACTCTCCATCCCGTCCGTCCCACATATAAAGAGCACCTCAGACCTCTACGATCTCCTCTTTCAGTTCATCCATCCAATACGTTCCGTCTCCTCCTTCCTTCAGCTTTGTCTCTCTCACTATACAAACTTTTCAGCAGTCCTCCATTTCCTACATGTGCACGGATCCCCCACCCCAGACATCTGCATCATGTCTTTACAGCATAGCTACATTTCCCACCATTTGTATTGTTCGAAATCAAGCTATTTCTTAACTGAGCTTAAGACTAAGCCATTTCGAAACAGTTACGAATGAATGTCGAAATGAAGCCATTTAGAATATAGTCAGTAAGAGTCAAATTCAAGCCACCTGATTAAACTGAAGTCAAGAATATGCCATTAGAAAACGCTATCTAACATCGCCAATTACAGCCAAAATAGAGCTATTTGACCTCGTCAATTACAGTCACAATAAGGCTATCTACAACATCAATTACAGCCAaaataaagctttttaacatcATCAGTTAGAGCCAAAATGAAGTTATTTAAAATCGTCAATTACAGACAAAATGAAGTTATTTAATATCGTCAATTACAGCCAaaataaagctatttaacatcATCAATTACATTCGAATAGAAGCTATTTAATATCGTCAATTACAGTCAAAATGAAACTATTTAAAATTGTCAATTACAGCCAAAATGAAGCTCTTTAACATCGTCAATTACAGCCAAGATGAATCCACTTGATAAACCCAACTGAAAAGGTCAGTTTAAACATTTTCCTCAGAGGAACTGAGTGACATAGCTCACCTCGCAGACACGTCTGTCGATGCCTCCTTTGCAAGGGGGGGCGTCCATCAGGCAATAGCTCATGATAGGGACGCAGCTGGTCGCCCCGTTCCTCGTGCAGGACGTCTGGCCCCTGGTACAGTTGTAGCTCTTCCAGGCCTGTTTCAAGAGAAGGATATCAATTATCGATAAACATTTCCACGAGCAGCTGTACATCACGCTCCGGAACTCTCTTGCTTTGTCCTGTACTTGAAACTCTTCGAGGATATGAGAGACCTTGTCATTCCTCCTATAATGTTGATGAACACAAAAAAGAATCATCAGTTAATGTACCTAAACAACTTTCTGTAAGGTTCCCATTCCTCATTGTTGGAATCTTATTCCTACTTCTGTTTTCTGCAGCTTACAatcttccattatatatatatatatataatatatatatatatatatatatatagatatatatattattatatatataaatgaatacatcACATAGCACAAATCCGCGTCTTCGTCGGAGTTGTCCTGGCAATCGTCATCGTTGTCGCAGATGTAATGATACCTCACGCATCTGTCTCCGTTGGAGCAGGCGATCTGGTCACTGTCGCATTCCGATGAAGCTGCAGCCGTGATACGGGAGAAGCCAAGATGAATAAAGCAAGAACTGGAGGGGTCAATGCAGATTTGAGAAAGTCTCTTGCCCTTACATGATGTAACGGAAGCTTTTCAAGGTTGAAAATGgagaaaaggtaaaaatcaaagtgATCACAAATAACATGGTCAAACTGACTGGCTGGCCCAGGTAAGTAAGGAATTTTTCGATGAAGGAAAGGTTCCTGCGCAGATAGATTGGTAAGTATAAGAAATAAAGGGGCATAATATTACTTAGTAAAATGATGGGGGGTGTATTGAATGGGGAGCGCATCCCCCCCATACCATCAAATCAATACAACTGTCAATTCATGATTACTGAAACCTCAAAGGTTGAAAAACGACCCTTAAGATCAAGCGCTTTAAGAGAAGTCTCTTTGCCTCCCAGCTGTAAGACTTTCtgccttttatttcttttgcttgACCCTTCAACCTCTTCTCACTTAGAGCCCAAAGTCTATCATTTCAGCGGTTTAtttctaaaatgattaaaaactgTGTATCAAAATACTTCTGTATTTTTCCTATGTGTAAAATCATTCATTGTCAGGAAATACTACACTCCAGGTTTAGACTTTCCATGACTGAGACTAATTACGACTGGAGATCCTATGAAACATTCTATACGACTGGAGATCCTATGAAACATTCTATACAACTGGAGATCCTATGAAACATTCTATACGACTGGAGATCCTATGAAACTTTCTATGCGACTAGAGATCATATGGAACAATCTACAATAGAATACACAATTTAGGCAAAGGCTaaacgctggaacctatgaggtcagtcagtaCTGAAACGAAAACTGAAGTGTAGCAGGatgaaaacatcgcagttgcactatgagacaattgtaagagaggatggaaggTCTGGTGGAAGAcacagaatatgaatggaggtacagtaaaaggaatgaaaggtaatacagctaggggctgaaggatcACACCCTACGAAGTCCTTAAAGTTAGAAAAACGtcatacatttgtaaataatgagcCAAAGACAGCAGGTTTCgtcaaaaaattgaataaaacatATATCTTGGGCCACAGTTTAAATCTTCCAAAAATCCAGTGGAAATACATCTTCAACTTTTACGGATATCTGACGGACAAACAGAATTACCTGAGGCACAGAAGCAGACAAAAAGGAGAAGGCGCAAGATGCTCGTCTTGAGGGAAGTCATCCTCGAGTGTTGATAGATGGCTCCTGAGAGGAGATGCTGAACTATGTAGGTTGCTTGTCGTGCTGACTGCAGTAAGGGACTGCAGGCCAGAATGATATGGTCCGATTGCATGTCGtccttttatatacattttttagttGGGATGGGGGGGGGTTCCCCTTGACCCGGCCCTCCTACCAGTCAGGGCCCCAAGAGACCCACTTCATTTCTCTCCtgccttcgtctctctctctctctctctcccattaagtaataatgtatgaaaaatagtaatcaaaatctgtttctctctctctctctctctctcattaagtaataatgtatgaaaaatagtaatcaaaatctctctctctctctctctctctctctctctctcctctctctctctcattagtaataatatatggaaaaatactaatcaaatctgtttttcaattctctctctctctctctcatctcatctctctctctctctcttcattacgtAATCaattgtatgaaaaatgtatcaatctgtctctctctgtctctctctctctcttctctcatcgtctctcaTCCCATTAAGTATAATGTATGAAAAATAgtaatcaaaatctctctctctctctctctctctctctctctctctctctctcattagtaataatatatggaaaataCTAATCAAaatctgtcttctctctctctctctctctctctctctctctctctcattaagtaataatgtatgaaaaatagtaatcaaaatctgtctctctctgtctctctctctctctctctctctctctctctctctctctacattagtaataatgtatatagtaatcaaaatatctctctctctctctgtctctctcctctctctctctctcattagtaataatatgaaaaatactaaTCAAAATctgtccttctcctctctctctctatctctctctctctctctctctctctactctctctctctctcactaagtataagtatgaaaaaatagatcatcaaatctctctctctctctctctctctctctctctctctctctctctctctctcattagtaataatatatggaaaataCTAATCAAAatctgttttcttttctctctctctctctctctctctctctctctctctccaagaacagTCACGAAATCAGTGGAATTACGAAGATTCATAATACTTAGAAAATACTGATTCCTTTTTTACCTCAGAAATAATTACATGTCGtcataattgtatgtatgtatgcaaaacaaaaaaagtggtTTCTGTCCACATATTTCCACCAACATTtgccttttccatttattttgtcattattccgTCCATTTTGACGTAGATAGCCACAGAGACTATCACGCCTTATAGTTTGTGTCCTACTTCGACGCCAAACTAGTCACTCTATCTTCTACATATTCTAGCACATGAaggtttcattatgaaaattccaATCTCCTTAAAGAAATTACTTTCTACACATTATATCCAGACGTTCTCATACACACCTCTATCCCTCCTCCCCTGGTTCTTTCCCCCTCATCCAGATATACCTTACTTGCCCTGGCCAGCCACTCGGACAAAGCATGCCAGCTGTAAGGCCGCTAATTTTGGGTCTTCTCCATTTCTCAACCTATTAACTGACGTCATTCCGTGAAGAACGTCCCAAGTTATTATCGCATCTACATTTGCCCTTCCCACTCTTGCATTATtcctctctacctctcttctaTGACCTAcacaggcctgtaccgagggCTGTTGTGTCGAATGACCACCCCATccccccaaataaataaataaacaaacaaataaataaaaaaataaaaaatctggacgtccatattttctgtgactatcattttcattgaactgtactcacaaagtaataaataacattcGTTtgcttgaaaaagaaacccaaaaaatcactgtgtataaactgtttatttatgagtattttcactttattttactcataaataaacacgtgacacagtgattttgtgggtttctttttcattcttcagaagaaaactgaaagaagtttttgtttggttcattcgTTTGCTTTTTttggcaagtctttttttttatataaattttgttattaaacactAACGtcattctttagtagtaggaaacacaagagtgataataggaatgatatatacctatatatgcaaacacatttatagaagaaaatgtcaagttttgggaaaaaagaccccctcccccaaccataAAAAACTTTTCTCTCCAGACAGCAACATTCTCTGCATCTTTCATTCTGTAACCCATTTGCTTATTACCGTTTTTTTAATTCCTCACTTATTCTGCTCATAATCACCTTCTCTTGTTTACTTGTACAGAAATTCTGTCATTTTTACCGTAGAATTGACTGCTActcttcagttctctctctctctctctctctctctctctctctctctctctctctctctctctctaggcatgcAGGAATTGATATGGCCTATCGCTCTGTTGAGTTTAGTTTAATTATACTCGTAAAGTGGTGCAAgatttcttcgttgtattttgttgtCGGTCAACCACTGGATCATCACATGTTACACTGTCCGGAGACTTTTTCTCAGAGACAAGATTTCCCAGAGGTCCCTTTAACAAGCACCAAACTGTAACACAAGCGACTGATAGTATtggagcatttttatttttattttttcatttagtgTCATTTTTAACAAGAATTAAGTTAGTTTGAAACAACCCGTCATATTTCTGATGATGGTACCACCACAAGGCAGCCAAGCTTACCCCAAATGAAAGTACTCTCCCCTCAGAATTGGGGGTCATGGCCCGGTATACCAGTAAGAACAAGAATTAATTCTAATGTGGCTCATGCATTTTAGTTATGTTTTTGACAATGTATCTGTTCAGTTCAGACGAATTTTTCGAATTAGTTGATATGTTGGCATTGCTTTTAACAGACATGAAAGAATATGGATGTAGAAGTCTGCGAGTGTATGTATGGAGTACTTATTGCAAATTCTGgtctataaatgtttttttttatcagaacagCAGCTGTGAAGTCAAGCATGGCAGGGGCGTAATAAAGCGCTTTAAAGCGGTAAGATCAATCTCcattttttcaaagttttaatcttattttaatGTCGTAGAATatccatgaaattaatttcaaaagatTCATCTTTAATTTCCATTTGTGCAAGAGTAATTGTTCCTGACTTAGAAACTTAAGTTTTTATAAGAATCCTTGAATATGGTTTTTATAGATTCTGTATAATATTGAAGTTTCAGATTCACAACCATACTTCCATAAtcgtaacaatttttttttagttccgtAATATATTGTGACTTGCCACtaattgagttaaaaaaaattttatttgatacAAATCAGAAGTTGGGAACTTTGAAAAATAGTGACATGCATGTGGTTGTGTATTTTCATCAGGTTGTAAATTACTGACAAATTGATAGTTCTTTCTTGCTCTTACATCTCAGACACATTCAGTACAGTATATACAAATAAAGTTCTAGTTCTTTATTTGGGCACAACACAAGGTAAAATTATAAGaggaaacaaattaacaaattttcattctcgttgtcACAAATCTATTTTCGTCCTCAAATCTCTCATGTATAAAGTTTTACTTTGTCATTTTAGTTCGACCACAATGTTCATGTTGTTCTCTTCACAGTGAACACAACTCTTCGATAGCACTGTCAACTCGACTCTTTGTGGCAGGCGTCTTCTCCTCATAGTGAACTCGACTCTTCGTTGTTGACGTCTTCTCTGTACAGTCAACACAACTCGATGAGTTTATGTTTTCTCTGGACAGTTAACTCTATTCTTCGAAGGAGTGAAGCAGACGCTTTCTCCTCACAGAGAACTCAATTCTTTGAAGTCAACATCATCTCTGCACAGTCAACTCAACTCTGTGAAGCCGATGTTTTCTCCTCGCAGCGATGTAATCTTTGAGGTCAACATCATCTCTGCACAGTCAACTCGCCTCGACTCTTCGATGTTGATGTCTTCTCTGCAAAGTGAACTTGCCTCAAGTCTCCACTGTTAGTTCTTCTTTATAGCTATTTAATCTTTGAGGTCACCGTCTTCTCTGCACGGTCACCTCTTTGATGTTGTCTTCACTGCACAGAACTGCACAGCCAACTCTAATCTTCAATGCCGACATCTTCTCTGCACAGTCAACTCTTTGATGTTGTCTTCACTGCACAGAACTGCACAGCCAACTCTAATCTTCAATGCCGACATCTTCTCTGCACAGTTAACTCAACTCTTCGAAGCAGATGGCTTTTCCACAACTATTTAATCTTTGAGGTCGACGTCTTCTCTGCAcagttcatctgctttgggtaataaatggtttattttgtatttatgtgagcttaatagcctagtgacatgcttgcagatagagggcgccgcctgctgccacaggtaagaattgttaatttgtgtagttttgtcaaagggAGGGGGttagagtggtggcagcggtgggattcgaacccacgcctccgaagagactggtgcttgacaagaaaactataaatgaatttcagaagatagacaatcaagtatatagagcaattttgaaagTGCCAAGTTACACatcaagttgtgcgttaagatctgaaatagaggcctcttcctgccactcaagagatatcaagaataaactattctacctgaaacatacactgaagagtggtggaaataggctcctatatgagataaccatggatcagtatgaaaaaaaaaaatctggataatgcaagtaaaagagtatatgaaagaactaaacataaacctaagtaaaattgaagcagttaaagacaaacagttaagagaaataattaaacaattgggacagaaaagcatggcagaaagaaatgaatgaaaagtcaacgttaagaatctacagaaaatataaagaaaacataagagaagaaatctggtatgacaacactgaaaaaacaatgctgatcagtagggccagactaggtatactaggattaaattataaaaataggataaaaggagaagatacaaaatgtttatgctgtgaggaacaaatgaaaatttagaacatttcttaatttactgtccagcatacaaggagattagaaatagatatagctttatgtAGCAAccctatcaagaaaataaagaggaattagtagcaaatatactcttattggtagatctactgagggaggaagtggagaataggaaagattttataaaagaaatgtggtatttcagaaagaagaaactcaaacacaaacaaaggaggaataaaacaagcaagggagccgtttcaaaggcatatcccacctgctactagtactactactacaattaAAAAACCCCAATTCctctttaaaataattaaattccacATTTCCCCACTGCAAGGAGTGGTATTTAAATTCAATTCCTCTTTAAAGATTCAAGAGATCCGGTTCATctttaaaataatcaagaaactccACATTTCCCCACTGCAGGAAGTGGCATTTAACTAATTCCTCTCGTTCCTCTTCAGCTCCTCTTTAAAATAATTAAGAACCCCCACATTTTCCACCGTAGGAAGTGGTATGTCATAACCAATTCCTCCAATTCGTctttaaaataatcaagaaatccAATTACTCTTTTAAAGCAATTAAAGAGACTCCACAGTTCACCCACAGGCACCCCCCCGCCCCCTGCCCCTCCTCCCCAAAGGAAGTGGCCTCTGAGCAAAAGCAGCATAAAATCGTTTTTGGTCCTGGTGGAGGCTCCTGATTGGCCCAGAAAAGAGAGAACTGCTTTGTTGTCTTGTCCTTGTGAACTGCCTGAACCGTCCGTTGGTTTAGTTTAGTCCATCTGAGACCTAGCTCTCCCTAGATCTGAAATGTTTTGATATCCTACAGACATTTTGAAAACTTctaaaggtatttatttattttcacggtTTATGTCAGTGACCGACTTTAAAACCATTATTGTAAAAAAGGCGATTTCATTGTTTTCCCTGATGGTGGTTCAGCCAAAATGGAATTCGAAAGGGATGTTTATTATTTTCCCAATGGTATTTTTGCTAAGAGGTATTTGTAATCTTGGTACACGGCAGCCATGTTCTCTGACTGGTattgttttgtgattttcttGGCTCAGTCTTACCCAAAAGAGGTAGTATTTGTAACCTTAGGTACTCGCAACCATGTTTCCTTTCTGGGATTTGATAGGAGTATTTCATTATATACCTGGCGGCTTTTCAGCCCAAATATTCATTGCCTTAGGTACACGTCAGCCATTTTTCGGGCCTGGGGTTTGAAAGTTCATTATTTCCCctgccttttttattatttgtatacctCAAATAAGGTATCTGTAGCCTGAAGTATACGGCAGCCATATTTGCGTCGAGGGAGTTGGGTCTAACGGCGACGACAATCGTGCACGCAAGGGAAGGAACGATATGTCATATAGGCCTTTTGTTATGTGAGGTTATTGACGAAATATTGCATTGCCGGTTGGACATTTTAGTAAATGTGCGCATACTTAATAATTTTATGAATGTGCTTATGCAAATTAGCAATCCCATTAATTGTATTACAATTTGTGTGGCCATAGGTTTGGAGTAGTAGGTTAATGGTCAGGTTGAATGTCGCCATTAAAGATACGTTATCAAATCGGCCGTTTACAGATGGGCCTATTTAATCATCAGaatgattttcctctctctctctctctctctctctctctctctctctctctctctctctctctctctct comes from the Macrobrachium nipponense isolate FS-2020 chromosome 34, ASM1510439v2, whole genome shotgun sequence genome and includes:
- the LOC135207708 gene encoding uncharacterized protein LOC135207708, with translation MTSLKTSILRLLLFVCFCASASSECDSDQIACSNGDRCVRYHYICDNDDDCQDNSDEDADLCYAWKSYNCTRGQTSCTRNGATSCVPIMSYCLMDAPPCKGGIDRRVCEMLRGGILSELSNFVAPDPVSESSLNRSELLADKFRELIPNTLSHDGCPQMYTKLGEQCLSLFYLGKISWSESREFCTMIKGELITLPDIVHYAKVVQHLQQYEITSDFWIGGTMENEEQGWTWKDGAPIHKGSPFWATRYSSVCVNRNVTASRSDQVCYEYEQAPKAVGVTEQCLSLSFEHYFHMLDSDCMEKKSPLCVYKGEKVE